One region of Catenuloplanes indicus genomic DNA includes:
- a CDS encoding ABC transporter ATP-binding protein — MTSTQVALRDVTKVYGRGSEAVLALDGLSLTVRPGEFVCLVGASGCGKSTLLNLVAGLDTASGGSIEVAGGARPGLMFQESALFPWLSVGANVELPLKLRKLGKAQRQEKVAELLRTVHLGDFGKHRPHQLSGGMRQRVALARTLALDTPVLLMDEPFGALDAMTRDILHDELERIYLERELTVLFVTHNVREAARLADRIVLLSSRPGRIIHETTVDAPRPRRIDAPEVAAIAADVTDRLRKEVIRHGQ; from the coding sequence GTGACCAGCACACAGGTCGCTCTGCGGGACGTGACCAAGGTCTACGGTCGCGGAAGTGAGGCCGTCCTCGCGCTGGACGGCCTCAGCCTGACGGTCCGGCCCGGCGAGTTCGTCTGCCTGGTCGGCGCGTCCGGCTGCGGCAAGAGCACGCTGCTCAACCTGGTCGCCGGCCTGGACACCGCGTCCGGCGGCTCGATCGAGGTGGCCGGCGGCGCCCGGCCCGGCCTGATGTTCCAGGAGTCCGCGCTCTTCCCCTGGCTGAGCGTCGGCGCGAACGTGGAGCTGCCGCTCAAGCTGCGCAAGCTGGGCAAGGCGCAGCGTCAGGAGAAGGTCGCGGAGCTGCTGCGCACCGTGCACCTCGGCGACTTCGGCAAGCACCGGCCGCACCAGCTCTCCGGCGGCATGCGGCAGCGGGTCGCGCTGGCCCGCACGCTCGCGCTGGACACGCCGGTACTGCTGATGGACGAGCCGTTCGGCGCGCTGGACGCGATGACCCGGGACATCCTGCACGACGAGCTGGAACGCATCTACCTGGAGCGCGAGCTGACCGTGCTGTTCGTGACGCACAACGTGCGCGAGGCGGCCCGGCTGGCCGACCGCATCGTGCTGCTCTCCAGCCGGCCCGGCCGGATCATCCACGAGACCACGGTGGACGCACCCCGGCCGCGGCGCATCGACGCGCCCGAGGTCGCCGCGATCGCCGCCGACGTAACCGACCGCCTGCGCAAGGAGGTCATCCGCCATGGCCAGTGA